The following DNA comes from Enterocloster bolteae.
AAGGGCGAAATCCCGTATACAATCCTTACACGCCCGGAAAAATTGGTTATGGACTATTGCCATATCAATATTTACGAAGTCCAGGAAATGGAAATAGATATTTACCTTTTCTTCTTACGGGAAGCAATGATTTTTGAAAATTCACAGACCGAAGAGGGACGGAAATATTTAAAAGATTGCTTCCGTATGGAGCAGACAAAACCGGACCGTGAGGGATTAAGAGAAAGATTTGGAAAGAAAGGGGGAAAATCAAGTGGCTAACAACATTAAGGGTATTACTATTGAGATTGGCGGAGATACAACCAAGTTGCAAAATGCCTTAAAGGGTGTAAACGGGGACCTCAAAAGTACCAAGAATGAGTTAAAAGAGGTTGAAAAGGGCTTGAAATTAGACCCCAAGAATACCGAACTTTTAGCACAGAAACAACAGTTGCTTACAAAGGCAGTAGGCGAAACCAAAGATAAATTAGATGTATTAAAAACGGCAGAAGCCCAGGTGGAGCAGCAGTTTAAAAACGGCGAAGCATCCGAGGAGCAGTACCGGGCAATCAAACGTGAAGTAATCGCAACGGAAGCAGAACTTAAAAACCTGGAAGAGCAAGCAAAGGCGAGTAATTCAACGCTTGCAAAGGTGGGGGATGCTTTTGGAACGGTAGGGGATAAGGCAACCAAAGCCGGGGAAAAGATGATGCCCGTAACGGCCGGAATAACCGCATTAGGAGCAGCCGGGGTTGCTGCATCTATGGAATTAGATAACGGCTATGACACCATTATTACCAAGACGGGAGCAACCGGGGAAGCCCTGGAAAGCCTTACGACAGTAGCGGACAATGTATTTTCAGATATGCCAACTACAATGGATGATGTGGGCGTAGCGGTTGGAGAAGTAAATACAAGGTTCGGGGCAACCGGGACAGAGTTAGAAAATCTTTCAAAAGAATTTATTAAATTTGCAAACATCAACGGAACGGATTTAAACACGGCTATTGATAGCGTGGACAGTATTATGACAAAATTCGGCGTTGATGCTTCACAGACAAAAAATGTGTTGGGGCTTATGACAAAAGCGGGCCAGGACACGGGTATTTCAATGGAAACATTGGAAACCGCACTTACAACCAACGGTGCAAGCCTTAAAGAAATGGGGCTTGATTTAACATCATCCGTTAATTTGCTTGCACAAATGGAAGCAAGCGGCGTTGATGTTTCAACCGCACTTGCCGGAATGAAAAAAGCGGTTCAGAACGCAACGGCAGACGGCAAGAGTGCAGACGAAGCATTGACCGAAACAATAGATAGCATTAAAAACGCAAAGACAGAAACGGAAGCCTTAACCATTGCATCCGACCTTTTCGGAAAGAAAGGTGCGGCGGAAATGACCCAGGCAATCCGTGAGGGGCGCTTATCCGTAGACGATTTAAGCGGTGCTTTATCAGACTATGGGGATGTGGTAAGTGACACATTTGAAACCACATTAGACCCGTGGGATGATGCAGCCGTAGCAATGAACAATTTGAAACTTGCCGGGGCAGACCTGGGAAGTTCCATTTTAACCACATTGCAGCCAACAATTGATAAGGTTGTGAACAAGGTAAAAGAGTTTACAACATGGTTTAAAAACCTGGACGACAACACAAAACAGATGATTGTAAAAATCGGAATGATTGTTGCGGCTATCGGCCCGGCTTTAATCATATTTGGGAAAATGTCAACGGGAATATCCGGGGTAATAAAAACCGTAACGGGATTAACAAGCAAAATAGGCGGAATGAGTGGTGTTTTATCAGCACTCACGGGACCGGTTGGAATAGTGATTGCTATTATAGCGGCACTTGCCGCCGGGTTCATTGCTTTATATAAAACGAATGATGAATTTAAAGAGAAAGTGGACGGGACCATAGGAAAGGTAAAGGATGCCTTTTCGCAGATGTGGACAACCATACAACCGCTTTTGGAGAGCCTAAAGCAAGCGTTTATTAACCTCATGGCTGCATTAAAACCCGTATTTGAATTTGTTCTTACATACATAGCAAGTATTGTAAATGGGGTTATCAATGCAGCAGCACCGATAATTGCAGCAATCCAAAATGTGATTGATTTTGTTACCAATATCATAAATGCCATTATAGCGTTATTACATGGAGATTTTGACGGTTTCTTTTCGTATCTGCAAGGTGCGTTTAATAGTGCAATATCGTTTGTAAAAAACATCATCCAGGCGGTTATAAATTTCATAATCGGATTTTTAGAGGGGTTCGGCGTAAATGTAAAAACATTATTTACCAATATTTGGAATAGCATTGTTGCCGTATTCCAGGGCGTGGGTCAGTGGTTCAGTGACCGATTTACGGAAGCATGGAACGCAATAACCACAATTTTTTCTGCAATCGGTTCATGGTTCGCCGCCAGGTGGAACGACATAAAAACCGCCCTTGCGACCGTGGCAACGTGGTTTCTTACCATGTTTACAAATGCCTATACGAATGTAACAAACGTATTCGCTACAATCGGTTCATGGTTCGCCGCAAGGTGGAACGATATAAAAACCGCCCTTGCAGCAGTAGCCACATGGTTTTTAACTATGTTCACAAACGCATACACCAACGTAACAAATGTATTTGCTGCAATTGGTTCATGGTTTGGGGCAAGGTGGACGGAGATAAAAACCGCCCTTGCATCCGTTCCAACATGGTTTAAAACACAGTTTGATAACGCATGGACGAACATAAAAAACGCATTTGCCAATGTAACTTCCTTTTTCTCTGATTTATGGGAGAAAATCAAGGGTTGTTTCGTAAATGTCGGTACGGCAATTGGTAGTGCGGTAAGTGATGCTTTTAAATCGGCAATCAACAGTTGCCTATCAACCATAGAGGGCGTTGTAAATAAGTTTATCGGTATGATTAACGGGGTAATTGGAATTATCAATGAGATACCGGGCGTTTCACTTTCAAAAATTGATACGCTTTCACTTCCGAGACTTGCAAAGGGCGGTGTATTAAGAGAGGGTACGGCAATGGTAGCAGAAGCCGGGCCGGAACTTTTAAGCATGGTAAACGGAAAAGCGGTTGTAACACCGCTTACGGGTTCAGCCGTAAACACGGCAGCAGACAACCTAAAGGGTAATAATGGCGGTTTCCACCAGGAAATCAATATTACAAGCCCTAAAGCCCTATCCCCTTATGAAGTGGCAAGACAAACGAGAATACAGACCCGTGCAATGGCTATTGCAATGCAGAGGGGGTAAATTATGGCAGATATTACAATTACTTGTACAAATGATAAAAATGTTTCTATTACCTTTAGGTGGGATTGGGATAAAAGCCCATTCCACCTATTGGATGTAGAGGGAATTTATGGTTACAGTTGCAAGGTTACAACATCAGAAAATACTACCACGGACGGCAGCACATACCAGGGAAGCACGGCAGAGGAAAGAAACATTGTAATTACAACAGAGATTGACGGGGATTACAAAAAGAACCGGGAATTATTATACAGAGTATTCCAAAAGGGCAGAACCGGAACGCTTGAATATAGCGAGGACGGGGATGTAAAAACTATCAATTACAAAGTAGAAAATGTATTGCCGGGAGCAATAACGGGCGTTGTGAGGGATTATACAATTAGTCTTAAATGTCCAGACCCATACTTTAAGGACCTGTCAGATGTGGAAGTGGTAATGGCAAGTTGGGTATCAGATTGGTACTTTGAAAACGGGTTTGATATTAACGGCGTGGAATTTGGACACCGGGAAGCCGAGTTGGTAAAAGAAATTGAGAATGACAACGGAGCGGACAATATCGGAATTACCGCAATATTCAAAGCAGACGGCATTGTAAAAAATCCGGCCATTTACCATTCAGAGAGTGGGAAATATACAAAGGTTGGTTATACCGGAAATGATTTTGAATTACAAAGCGGTCAATATGTGGTTATTTTCACACATACCGGAAAGAAAAATATGTATCTTTTGGACGGTGTGAGCCAGGCGGAAATTGAGGAACACAAGGACCGTTACGGAATGATTGATTGGGACACGGTTGTTTCCATATACGGGACAATCATAAACCAATATTATGACGAGGACGGGGAGTATATACAGTTGCAGGACGGCACAAACACCATTACATACAACGCAGAAAGCGGCATTAACTATTTATCCGTGTCAGTATATTACCGCATTTCATATTTGGGGGTGTAAGAGCATGGAAATTATTGTATATGACCGCAATTTGTACCGCCTGGGGACGATTGAAAACCATACATCCTTACAATGGCATAGAAAATATTACGAGTGTGGCACGTTTGAGTTACACGCCCCGGCAACAGAGGACAACATAAGGCTTTTGCAGCCGGGTAATGTAATAAGGCCAAAAGGAAAGGATGAAGCCGCCGTTATCCGTGGGGACCAGACGGAAGAGGAAAGCACCCTTGTAAATGAGATTGTGCGAAACGGCTATTTTCTGCCTATATATTTCAATGACAGATTGACCGGCCCCATGTTCACATTCAACGGAACGTGTGAAGATGCCATGCGCTTTATGATTAACCGTATGGCAGCAGTACCGTTATTGGAAGTAGCCCCAGGAATAGGGGATGCAACCAAAATAACATTCCAGGCAACCTATAAGAATGTTTTAACCTATCTTTCCAAGATTGCCCGGTATTGTGAATTGGGCTTTAGGGTAGTGCCGGACTTTAAGGGTAAGAAAATGACCTTTGAAACATACAAAGGCATAGACAGAACCACGAAGCAAGGCACAAAGCCCCGTGTAATCTTTTCAGAGAGTTACAACAACCTAAACCGTGCAAAACATACCTATTCAGACGAAACCGCCAAAACAAAGATTGTTGTAGGTGGGGCCGGGGACGGTGCGGACCGTATTTATGTAACGGTTGGCGGCGGAACGGGGTTTGATTTACGGGAAGAGTTTTTGGATGCCAAAGACATAAACAAAGATGATTTTTCAACCAATGCGGAATACCTGGAAGCGTTACGCATCCGGGGGGAGCAGTACAGAGCGGAAAACGCCGTGATTGAGAACATAGAAGCCGAAGTGGAAGCCGAGGTTAATTTTATCTATGGCACGGATTACGATTTAGGGGACATTGTGACAGTAGAAAAGGCGAAATGGAACAAAGTATTAAATTTACGTATTACGGAACTTTGCGAGGTTTACGAATACGGCGGAATGTATGTTGTTCCTACTTTTGGGGATGCCCTACCCACAACAATAAATTGGGACAATTAGGAAAGGAGAGGAAAAGCAAATGGCAGTAAGAGGATTTTTTTACAATTCCGTAAATAAAGACCGATTATACAACGGCCAGGATATGAACGAGGATAAAGCCCCG
Coding sequences within:
- a CDS encoding siphovirus ReqiPepy6 Gp37-like family protein, translating into MEIIVYDRNLYRLGTIENHTSLQWHRKYYECGTFELHAPATEDNIRLLQPGNVIRPKGKDEAAVIRGDQTEEESTLVNEIVRNGYFLPIYFNDRLTGPMFTFNGTCEDAMRFMINRMAAVPLLEVAPGIGDATKITFQATYKNVLTYLSKIARYCELGFRVVPDFKGKKMTFETYKGIDRTTKQGTKPRVIFSESYNNLNRAKHTYSDETAKTKIVVGGAGDGADRIYVTVGGGTGFDLREEFLDAKDINKDDFSTNAEYLEALRIRGEQYRAENAVIENIEAEVEAEVNFIYGTDYDLGDIVTVEKAKWNKVLNLRITELCEVYEYGGMYVVPTFGDALPTTINWDN
- a CDS encoding phage tail tape measure protein — its product is MANNIKGITIEIGGDTTKLQNALKGVNGDLKSTKNELKEVEKGLKLDPKNTELLAQKQQLLTKAVGETKDKLDVLKTAEAQVEQQFKNGEASEEQYRAIKREVIATEAELKNLEEQAKASNSTLAKVGDAFGTVGDKATKAGEKMMPVTAGITALGAAGVAASMELDNGYDTIITKTGATGEALESLTTVADNVFSDMPTTMDDVGVAVGEVNTRFGATGTELENLSKEFIKFANINGTDLNTAIDSVDSIMTKFGVDASQTKNVLGLMTKAGQDTGISMETLETALTTNGASLKEMGLDLTSSVNLLAQMEASGVDVSTALAGMKKAVQNATADGKSADEALTETIDSIKNAKTETEALTIASDLFGKKGAAEMTQAIREGRLSVDDLSGALSDYGDVVSDTFETTLDPWDDAAVAMNNLKLAGADLGSSILTTLQPTIDKVVNKVKEFTTWFKNLDDNTKQMIVKIGMIVAAIGPALIIFGKMSTGISGVIKTVTGLTSKIGGMSGVLSALTGPVGIVIAIIAALAAGFIALYKTNDEFKEKVDGTIGKVKDAFSQMWTTIQPLLESLKQAFINLMAALKPVFEFVLTYIASIVNGVINAAAPIIAAIQNVIDFVTNIINAIIALLHGDFDGFFSYLQGAFNSAISFVKNIIQAVINFIIGFLEGFGVNVKTLFTNIWNSIVAVFQGVGQWFSDRFTEAWNAITTIFSAIGSWFAARWNDIKTALATVATWFLTMFTNAYTNVTNVFATIGSWFAARWNDIKTALAAVATWFLTMFTNAYTNVTNVFAAIGSWFGARWTEIKTALASVPTWFKTQFDNAWTNIKNAFANVTSFFSDLWEKIKGCFVNVGTAIGSAVSDAFKSAINSCLSTIEGVVNKFIGMINGVIGIINEIPGVSLSKIDTLSLPRLAKGGVLREGTAMVAEAGPELLSMVNGKAVVTPLTGSAVNTAADNLKGNNGGFHQEINITSPKALSPYEVARQTRIQTRAMAIAMQRG
- a CDS encoding phage tail domain-containing protein, whose product is MADITITCTNDKNVSITFRWDWDKSPFHLLDVEGIYGYSCKVTTSENTTTDGSTYQGSTAEERNIVITTEIDGDYKKNRELLYRVFQKGRTGTLEYSEDGDVKTINYKVENVLPGAITGVVRDYTISLKCPDPYFKDLSDVEVVMASWVSDWYFENGFDINGVEFGHREAELVKEIENDNGADNIGITAIFKADGIVKNPAIYHSESGKYTKVGYTGNDFELQSGQYVVIFTHTGKKNMYLLDGVSQAEIEEHKDRYGMIDWDTVVSIYGTIINQYYDEDGEYIQLQDGTNTITYNAESGINYLSVSVYYRISYLGV